From Actinosynnema mirum DSM 43827, a single genomic window includes:
- a CDS encoding DMT family transporter, whose product MVYLLLALAIVAEVTATVSLKLSAGFTKLAPSVVVVIAYALAFGALSQVLKLGMPLGVAYAIWCAFGIAAVAAVGVVLFGERVNATMVVGLLLVIAGVVAIELGSSSGS is encoded by the coding sequence GTGGTCTACCTCCTGCTGGCGCTGGCGATCGTCGCAGAGGTCACCGCCACCGTCTCGCTGAAGCTCTCCGCCGGGTTCACCAAGCTCGCCCCCTCGGTCGTCGTGGTGATCGCCTACGCCCTCGCGTTCGGCGCGCTCAGCCAGGTGCTCAAGCTCGGGATGCCGCTCGGCGTCGCCTACGCGATCTGGTGCGCCTTCGGCATCGCGGCCGTCGCGGCGGTGGGCGTCGTGCTGTTCGGGGAGCGGGTCAACGCCACGATGGTCGTCGGGCTGCTGCTCGTGATCGCGGGTGTGGTCGCGATCGAGCTGGGCAGCTCGTCCGGCTCCTGA